The nucleotide window TTGAAAGTGATTGTTTtttctgtgtgcatgtttctcCACAGGCAACTTTATACAAGCatgtggtgtgttttggatgttgACCTGCACAGTGGCAGAGTGAATTCTTTTGTGGCTGAGGGCTGGAGGATCCAGAGGGAGGGGACTGAAGTTGTCTGCGACCCTCCAACATGGCTTCTCTGACAGGCTTCAGATTGAGGCTTGCATGCCGTGTTTTTCTGGGAGGACTCCTGGGTGCACTTGAAATACAACATGGTCGACCCCACCCGCCACTgccacactccaacacacctccaccctcctaatctctgtttctctccatacccctgtctctgtccctgatAACAAACACGTGTATTCTACACAGCTGAAGGGGATTTGAGGATGgattctcttttttctttctttactgAGAAGGAATGTGTAATTTGTGGTTTTGGAATCATTTACTGATGACAATTTAGTTAAACATTTCCTGCATTCATACTAATACTGTCTGATGTCTAGAATTTCTGGTTTCGGCTTATCTACAGTTCGTCATAAAACCCATGTAAGTAAAGGTAGCATGTGCCAAACAAAAGGTTATGCATTTCTTACGGCCATTTTTATAAGCATGATTATGGCCTActacattattatttttttaacttCATAACAGCATTGACAGCTTGCAATATAAAGAGTATTAAAATATTATATGCTGTTGAAACAGTTTAGTGGTGAAGTGCACTGCCAAGGGTAACAGAGCCTATTTCTTGGTGAAGTGAGAGGGAAGTGCAGATCACATTGCCTTGTACTCTCAGGTGATCCAGCTAGAAGCAGATCAACAGCCCTAAAAATGTTAATATCCACTAAACATCTGTCAGTGTGAAGGAATTAGCGCACACATTCAGTATACACACGTTCGATCAGACACAtagagtacatacacacacacctgtcacagacacacacaatacacacacatactttatacTTATATGCACACGTacacgtcagacacacacatgtgctgCAAGGGGAGGAGGTCAAGTACAACCTCCCATCCCAATCTAGAACCTTCCCATAGAAGATGGGTGGCGCAACGATCCTGGACTGCTGTAGTCCACCTTCCGAGGCACAAGCGAGGATATGTAAATACGACCTTTCGACCTCAGTCCATCCTTTCTTTTCAACATTATTTTCATTTTGGTGGGGAATGTTTTTGCATTCTCTGAATCCTGGTCCCTGGAGTGAAGAACACATTTTGTTATTGGCAAGATGGTGTGAACTCTGCAACCAAAAACCTGCAATTTTGCAATCAGAGACACACGCTCATTTTTCATTCTGTCATCATAATACAGATGCCTCAAAGTTTATTGAGTCTGAATAAGGCTTTGTAAATAAAGGACAGCTTTGTGTTTAACAAGATGAGCATGGTTTTGTAAGAGAAGGCTAGAGAAAGGGTAAAGCTAACTTGTAGTGAAGTTTGTTTGACGGTAAGTATTTGAAACATCATGCTAAAAACGGAAACTCTCAAAAGCTATTTCCATTCTGGGCATACACCCCATCTCTGGACTTACTACTCAATCAGACATTTTCGGTCTGGATGGCTTGACTCATGTCAGAATCCATATTCAGAGTAATCGCAGCACTGAAACATATTCTTCTCTGGCGAATAAAACATGATTACATTTAGTAACAGCTAaatgactgagagagagagagagagagagagagagagagagagagagagagagagagagagagagagagagagagagagagagagagagagagagagagagagagagagagagagagagagagagagagagagagagagagagagagagagagagagaaaacgtgcACTACAAATGGTCGGAATAGTACATGGACCAAAGCAGAGGATGAACGCAGGCTTAGGGGAGATGATGGATAGATGTCCAGGGAGCAGTGGGAACAGCCAGCAAAGACACAGCAACAAGCCactggggttggagggggacctaggggggggggatctccaTCACGATCATacacaaaataaatgaatgacagaAGGACAGAGTTAATGGCAAGAAAGAGGTCGAAGAAAAGAGAGTCAAAGCACAGCCAGTGGGATGAATGTACTTAATATGTCTGCATATCTGTGTATGAGGTGGGTTATCTCTGATCAGAAACCCACACAGGGGCAGAGTGGATCGTGTGCGTGGTGTCCAGACAGCTGTTAGTCATTTGACGTAAAGCTGATAGGTTAGATGAGTGagcgaagagaggagagaagggggacgtATCACATAAGCACTCCGAACCTTTTAGCATAGCTTTGTTTTGTTCATTGGCCAGGTACGTTTAAAGACATGCCATtgcttctgtgttctgtgttacgAATCCTCGTATTTTTGTTGCGCGTTCTGGTCAGGTGACAAAACAGACCAGTTGTGGCACATGACACAtgtacaacaaaaaaaagaaagtcaaAACAGATGAGCAGGTTGCAAAAAGACCATTGGTTCACCTCGTTGTTGAGTGTTCAGGTCATTAGAAAGTTAATTTGTCTATTTTGTTATCACAAAATAAATCAATCAGGGCAGGAACAGTTTCTGGCTTTGCATGAAATCGAAAAGATTTGAGAGGAATGTTGGCAAACCTCTCCCACCTGATAACATTTTAACATCCTTGATTACAAAGTGTGTCTCTGGccagggcaaaaaaaaaaagcctactTCACATCCCTTATGGCTGTGTTCTAGTGGAGAGAGTGCCCTCAGTTACCCCTAGAGGAAGCCAGAGGCAGGACAAGCCGGACCGGGGAGAACAAGAGGTGTGACTGGGTTGAGGCTGGGTTCACATGTCCTCCGAATGATCACATCAACTTCCAGAACACAATTATGCAACGGATACTAAAAAACACAAAACTCGTATCAGATAGACGGTTGAATGGTGTGTTAATAGGTGGCCACTCACAATGAGAACTAAGCGGGAAGGGTTCTAGATTTTAGATGAAAGAATAATCATTGAATTGTAGATTCAATGGTTTCTGATTGAAACCTTGTTCCGTTTTTGGTGtgtaatacatttagtcatttagcagacgctcttatccagagcgtaatGTGTCACTGCAGTATCATACTAAGTTGTGAAAGGATAATTGTGCGGTGTGGACACCGCAATATATCTGAAACCGTTCAGAAAGGGATAAGGGCAATAGTTGTGATCTGACCGCTGACCTTGTGGAGGAGGTCAGAGGTGGTTGTGTGCTCACACATTCCTCCGAGATCATGAGTACTGTTTTCTCTCCTAATTAACAAGGTTCACAAAAAGTAAAAATATGTAATAGTAGACCCAGTATATCTTTCAAGTTTGACTAAATTAATGCTTTGGACGATGGGCAAAGGATAATGATTTGTTCAGAGAAGTCAGAGACATAATCACTTTCTAATTAAACACAGATAGGACTTTATGAGAGGAAGTGATTCTTAAAGAATGTAGGACGCTAAAGGTACTGAGTCTAAAAATGTGTTGTTGAACTTATGGTGGTCCTGACGCCAGGCCAAAGGTTTCAGGGAATAGGttaagagaggagatgggggcagCGGCTTTGCCTTCTATTTGAGAAATGGGTCCAAGAACATGAGGAGGACCTACTGCACTCCTCAGCAGTAGACTAATATGCTTTAGTAGTTTACAGCATTCACAAGTTATAGAGCTTTCACTCTTCCGAACACATCCAACTCAATGTGCTCTTCTATTGCTGATgtgacaggtatgtaacagacgtggcctCGCTCCGTCACAAGGTCTACGGGCCGATGTTTTCCCCTCGCTGGGCTCGAACACAacacctctgacttgccaagcgcgaccacttccagctacgccaacgaaaatcTAGCTCTTGGTTGACACGGGTGGCCATTTATATACTTGAGTTTCACGGATTCACACCCGTTACACTGACACCCACCTCCCCCGTGACATTTAGGTGGAATAACGTGTCCAGTTTTCCAAACTCTTTTTAATACTCGTACCTGTATTAAAGCCACGATGTGTTGAACACCGTGAAAATTTAAAGGTGGGTGCGTGCGCTGTGTTTAGGCTACAGGTGGGCTGTCCAGAGCGCCACGGGCTCATTACGCACATTGATAAGGTGTTCAATTCGTGCGCAAAAGCACCAGAGTTCCATAGGGGACGCCAGAATGTTTACTTACAGGCGATCGTTGCATCGCTGTCGAGTATCTGATAAGGATAAGGTGTCTTAGCAACCCATGCAACTAAGAGAACAAGATTTTCTTATCAACGCGAATAATATAAACAAGGTATCAAACGTCGTGGAATTGAATACACTTTCCACAAACAGGCAACATGGGTCATATTATCATGAAATACAAAATAGCCTATACTCTTTATTACTTTGTACTACTTTATGAGTgtgaaggtggagggaggtaaTTGGAACGCAGACAGTTAGTCTACATAGGCTACTGGAGTTTAAAAGGGAGCTAGGAGAAAACATAACTAATTGACACCCAGGCAAAAGCTTGTATTATATGACCCCTGTATTTCAGTTTTTGAAAACTGCGCAATACTAGAATCCCTATAACTCCAGTTATTGATTTGAAATGCATTACAGTTGAGGCACAAAACGGATGATATGAGAGCATTGCCGACGAGATGCCGGTATCTGTGAACGTCCATGTTGGTCAACTGGAATTTCAGCAGGAAAAAAGCTTCCTGTAAGCGCGCAGTGCGCATATAAGTGGAGTGACGGAAAGGGGGGAGCGCATATAACCTCGCAAAGTGAAATGATCATGATCGGGAATAGCCTATAAAGATACTTTTCTCTCATGAGTAGTGTTCATACCGCGTTTTCAATTACAGACATGGCAGGTGATCCTCGAGGGACAAGTTCTTACGTCTGCGAGCGAGAATAAAAAGTGAGCGGCAGCCTGATATAAGAGACCTGACATTTCAAAGGCGCACAAGAGTTGCGGAGCGAGCCCAGCAATAGTTTTTTCCACCAGCATTCATTGGGTGAAGGATAATAAGAAGATGACCAAACGTTCAGCCCACATACAACTATAACTAACAGATGTTACGCTTATTTCCTTTTTTGGTCCAATAGACCTTTTAAACCAAGGAATTACATGTGGCATGACGGAGTGATTTTATCTGGCACGGTTTTTTTTTGCCGTTTTAACATCGTAGGACTTTTACTTGGACATCAAAGCTACAAACTATTTACGGCCAGGGGCAATACTAGTAGGCTTCGTAACCACTTTTGAACTATTTTCAGTGCCCTTCACTGCATGAACAACTGCTACAAAAAGAAAAGTAAGTTCTCTCAACAACACATTGTTTTGTTTAAGAGTAAGCTATGCACCAGATGCTATTTAGGCTGCATTTGAGTTATTGTTAATTTAGTTCAATTAAAGAGGATATGATGTAGGCCTAGGCTATTGGTGTTATTATCTGATGGTTTATGATTTATGGTGGCGAGGGGCTCAAGATAAGCAAAAAATGTAGTGATTTAGTGTGTAACATTTCAAGTGCATTTGAGTTTTTTGGGGTTGTAATTGTTGACCACTCTTTCAGGGGTCTAGTGAAAGTCACAGCAGCGAAAGAGAAGGAACTGCGGTATAGCAATGAGCGGACAGCCCAAGCCTGTAATTATGGGGCTCGTGCTGCTAATATGCACTACTACTCTGCACTGGGCAGAGAGCGCGCCCGCCGCGACGGCCCCAACGGAAGCGAGGGATGACAAGAGCCTGCTTAGGCAGATAGTGGACATCGTTAAGCACGTGGAGGATAGACGCGGCGAGAGAAGCGCAGAAACAGCATCACAGTCGACTTCGAGGAAAGAATCCCCGGGGGAGCCAAGGGAATCACGCAACCACAAATCAGATAGCGGGGATCAAATTATCGGTGAGCTTCGGGTTGACAGCTGGGCGTTCCCTAAGTGGAGCACACAAATAAATACCGTAACTTAACATCGTAAGATAAATTTGCCCGTCATTAAAAAGTtattcacaagaatgttaaGCTTGTCTGCAAAAGTCACACTTTTACACTGATCCCTCTGTTTTCtattccttttctctgtcttttagAAATCTTCCCCAGAGAtctcagaaagaaagagaagtttCTTAAACATTTAACAGGTTAGATGAACttctgtgttttatgtgtgtgtgtttttgtaaaagagagtgtgtgagcgaCAGAGAGATTGAAGAATACATTTAATACACactccttgtgtgtgtattaaatgtaaatttattacattatgtctctctctgagagagacagaatggcaCATTGATCTCTTACAGAGTGGAAGAGATTGGGACATGTTAATGACATGAACGCCTCTGTATTAATTCAGGCTTCCTTTTCCCCAGGTCCTCTGTACTTCAGTCCTAAGTGCAGGAAGCACGTGTACAGGCTTTACCACAATACTAGGGACTGCACAATCCCAGCATGTAAGTTCTGCATTCCCCCAGACAGGAAACATGACATCACGAGTTGTGTATACTTGGATTGGGTCTGGCGTTTACAGACGCCGCACATGTGTTCTGGATAACAGACCATGGTAATACACAGAGGTCTCTAACTGGCACACGTCTCTCCACTTTTGTCTATTTTCCAGACTTCAAAAGATGTGCGAGGCTTCTCACACGATTAGCAGGCAGCCCGCGATGCACGGAAGGGTAGCACAAACAGAGGTAACAAGACAAATCAAGTTTATGCTTTTTCATGGCTGAGGGCTTATGTTAGAAATGTAGAAACGGCCTAAAACCTTATGCATGTCAAGGAGATGGTACGAAAAAGGTTACATTCTACACCTGCTGCTTGTCTGTCCCAGCGAGACAGGTCAAATATACCTGTGACAGGTAGAATActgcacacctgtacacacaaaccCAAATCTCTCCAGTCTAAGGAATATATAGACAAATGTTCTTGTCCATGTCATGCATGCTCTGCCTACACAATAAATCTGTAACAAATTATGTTGCTCTATCCATTTCATGCTGCTTTCGGAGAGGAAAGAATTTTTCGGACGCTGCCAAGTACGAGAAAGCACTAAAtttcacttcctctccctcgcaGGTTAAAGCCAAACCAGAGCTATGTGGAAGAGCCCTGAAAAAAAGTGCCTTGGACAGTAACAGGGAAACAGAACAAACTCCATCCAGTCACGCCATTCCGCACCGTGTCCTTCATCAGAGAGTTGTGTTTATCTAAAGGCATGGATTACCTATCCCAGGTCTGGGGCCCCGAGAGGCCTGCTGCCAGTGGCCCTTAGAAGGAGGCATCCAGAAGACAGTGACCACGATAATACAGGTGAAGAGAAAACGAATTAACAAGAAAACATGGTAACAGGGCCGTAGCCCCTGCTGGCTGCCAGAAAAATATGACTTCTCCCCTCTTGTTTTTCACCAAAAGAAAAGGGAtagcttttttttgttgttgccttgTTTGTTTCTCAATGAAAAGTCGATTGAggatatttttgttgttgttgttggggtTGTGTATGACTTGTATTTATGTACTTCTGCCATCATCTCTTGTAAGCCGCACAGCCTATTACTGGACAAGCAGCTCTTTATCAGACTCTGCAGTCACCGCATTCTTACACCTACCTGAGCACACACTGAAAGTATGATTAACTTATTAACTGCATGAGCATTCCCTTGCCCCTTCTCTTTGCAGGACatgaatacaaaaacaatagAGAGACAAATATATAGTGCTGGTTGCAGTCAAATGTGTGCTATACTGACATCATGCTGTGAATCTAGGTTGTGTGATACATAGTATATTTATATACTCTTTGTTGTCACATGTTCATCTGTACATTGTGTACAAACATTCTAACCAGTGTGCAATATGTACATATTGTCAAGACAAAAATGCATAAAAGGAATTCATATGACAACCATAAATTTAAGTGTCTGACATATATCAACTGGGTGTTGAAAAACATATATTGAACTTCTTTGCCATTTCTGTAccacagagagaaaagacaacCCTGAATATGTAGACACTGATCTGCTTTGGAAACTCAACTTTACTTTGTGCTTAAACAACCACGGAATGAAAGAGTTTGTCTTCTCAGATCCACATAGTCAATAGGCTTTCTAAACCACTAGGTAAATATTTGTGAGAAAAGTTGGATTTGATTGAGCTAAAATGACAAAGTAACCAAAATCTTTATGTTTGTTGATCTGCAACATCAGTGTGGTATAGACCATATTCCCTAGTGGCAACATGTGTTTGTTTAAGTTTGTTAGCACAGCACACAACTCTAACCAATAATTTCTAAGTTAGATACGTAAAGCCCACTTCATTTTACTTTCCTGCAAATTCAAAACGATGTGCCACCATGGAGTACCACTGAATTAATAattgagaaaaacaaaaaagactGGACCACACATATGTTGACTGATATCTACGGTCATTCCACTTAAACACAGTTTAGCAAATCTTTCCTCTTCAGCTCTGATAACTTTTTAGTTTGTCATCTGGTTCTATTCTCCCTCAGGTTttggacatttgaaatacaaTTAATGTTTAGAGATATATTATCAGCTCCTAACTAATTGAAACTCCTGAACATTGGTGTGGAATTGCCAGTACCAGATTGCAGAGTTAAGATACATAGGTTTTTGGTTATTAGGTTAGATGAAAGAGTCATTGTATGAAGTCATTAATCTTTATTCTGAATGACAAAAGTAAAGCTCATAACAGTAATTTACATCAGTTACTTGGTCTTACACTGTTAAAGGAGAATATATGTGGATTCAGGGAGACCAAATCCTATTTATCCCAGTCTATTTAATAGACTAAGAGAGTTACTACTCCCACCAAGATTAGCATTTGGACTAGCCTTAACTTTTGTTACCTATGAACTTCAAAAGATCACCAGTCAAGCAACCATACTGAAGTGTTTTGTCAAAGGGTGAACATTGTGTTGAGACTTCAACTACTTTAATAATGTGCAAAACAATATCTCACtttcatattttattattttctccGTCAAGTGGACTTATAGGCAACAAAAAAGGACATGGGCAAGTGTAATACATATCATCCTTCCTGCTTATCAATCTAGCCATATTGCAGACATTGTAGACATTGAAAAACTGATTTATTAACGCACTTACTGCATAATTCTAAATAAAATCATGTTTgtccatttgtgttttgctataTATTGGGCTTCATCAGGTATGGAGAAAACTAAAGGCGTGTCCAATAGTATTTTGGTTGATCCTTGTCAGAGCTGAAATGTTGTTATGAGTTGGCATCCAAAAAGGCTTTACAGCATCTCACGCACTGTTCATACACCTTTTCAAAGTCTTCATCACCCCCCTTGGTAACAGAAAAGAAAATGAAACTGATTACAGTATGTGCATTAATACagtgaaaaatgcaaaacacaaATTATTTGCATCTCCAGGCAGGGGCGATTCTAttatcagacctttaggggtgctcagcccccaatgagaatgtgacatgaatacagtgccttgcaaaagtgctaaacccccttgctataAATccttaatttcactggataacaattaatacatttatgtattattatgcaaaatattgaatgaatgaaaaaactaaggatatCCCTTTCTtaatgaactaccagcatcaaatgataatgaacaataataattttaatttttgtattattatttttaggggtgctcagatgaaatttaggggtgcttgagcaccccttaaaagggtctaaaatcgccaatGTCTCCAGGTGAACATTCATTTGTATCTAAGAGGTAGAATATACATTAGCCTTCAAAAGTTCCCCACATTTTATTATGTTTTGGAATGTATTTAAAATGCCTACGCTATAATGAGGAATTTAAAACATTCACATTCAACATTCTTTATTTGGTATTGCAGTGGCTACAGCTTAGAGAATACTTGTGTAGACCTCTACCAGCTTTGTACACAGATTTGAGGTCGTTCACAcatgctttggatgaaagcatcttcTAAATGAATATAACGTAAAGTGTACTATGGAAATAGTATTCATTACAATCTATGTTCACCCTGTTAGGTCCTACCAGGAACCAAATCATAGTTTTTCTTATAGTTTCCCTTATAACAGGGAGAAGAACATGAAAAACCACAAATGGGTCTAAGTAGACGGTGTTTCTGGAAGCGAAAGGCTCCAGGTTCCATTGAGCTGCACCCTCCTGTGAGACTTTCAGAGCTGTCTGGCTCTGGGCCTTGGCTGCTTTAGACTGCCACGCCTTGTGGCTACTGGGGATGGTCCACAGTGCAATGTTGTTGAGGCTACAAAGTACGAGTGTTTCCTATACACCAGGTAAAACCTATAGGGCTACATTTCCAATGGCTGGCTAATACAGGCCATATCCACATGCACAGCAGCTTGTAAGGGGAAAGGGGAATATACAGCCAATTGGATGAACACCCAAATAGGATGGAACACATACATTTGTGGTCGATCTCAATCTGTCTTCTCATTCATTACCATAGATACTGTACTATTCTGTCATAATCCTGGTTCCAAAAGCCTCCGGTAAAGCTGCAGTTTCACCCATATGTCATCAGGTGATCCGCAACATGCAATTTTTGGTGtgttacagtcacacacaaaaaatgatTCATTTCCATGCTACATTTTTTTATGTTACAATAACATTGGACAGGCGATATGATTTATAACGTTTGTATCAAGAGCTCCAGGATCCAAACATGCAGACTGCCCGTCCTGAAACATT belongs to Osmerus mordax isolate fOsmMor3 chromosome 8, fOsmMor3.pri, whole genome shotgun sequence and includes:
- the LOC136948072 gene encoding ALK and LTK ligand 2-like — encoded protein: MSGQPKPVIMGLVLLICTTTLHWAESAPAATAPTEARDDKSLLRQIVDIVKHVEDRRGERSAETASQSTSRKESPGEPRESRNHKSDSGDQIIEIFPRDLRKKEKFLKHLTGPLYFSPKCRKHVYRLYHNTRDCTIPAYFKRCARLLTRLAGSPRCTEG